Within Salarias fasciatus chromosome 15, fSalaFa1.1, whole genome shotgun sequence, the genomic segment tttctcacATTTTGACTCCGTTTTTTAAGCCAAGCCTCCTAACTGTTTTTTCTCTTGGATTTTAGCGATTTTAGcagtttgtatttatttatttttcctgcaatagtgtttttttttttaaatcaatttcaaggcttttttcttttttaatcaatttgaGTAATTTCTGGCCTTTTTCACCATTTCGGCCTGAAGAGTCCTtcagaaaacaagacaggaataaaaaataaataaataaaaacacacaaatcaaagACAGCAATAGGATGGATCCAGTCCAGAGGGGGGAACTGATCCTCCTGCTCTGATCAGCCAGACAGAAGAAATAGAAACTGGAAGTTTCTTTATGTGAAACCCTGACCTCCAGGACCTGATGCGTTCTGCTGGAACAGAGTCTCGGAATTTAACTCCGGAATTTAACTGATTCCACCACACCTCCGACATTAAAGTtaatctgtgttgtgtgtgtgtgtgtgtgtgtgtgtgtgtgtgtgtgtgtgtgtgtgtgtgtgtgtgtgtgtgtcagccaccCCCTGTTCCCCCTCCTGGCCCTGGTCTTTGAGAAGTGTGAGCTGGCCACCTGCAGCCCCCGGGAGGCCGGCCTGGCGGCGGGAGACGTCTGCTCCTCCGACTCCTTCAACGAGGACATCTCCATGTTCGCCAAGCAGGTGCAGACCGGTCCCGGCCAGTCCCAGATACTCGGATACTCGTCGGTGTTAGAGGTTCCGTTCACCGTCTGGTGGAGTGAGGCTCTCATGTCTGGTCAGATTTATCTGACAGTCAGAATCATGGGACTGGTTGACTGATGATTTTTTCGCAGGTCGTTCCAACCCTCATGTTCTCTCAAGACGCTGTAGGTCCTCGATACTGTTGAATGGTTCCATTCAGGGTTCAGACGTGGCTGAGTGAACGATAAGTGAGTCTAAATCCTGGACCACCCTCTGAAACTCTAACTCCTGGTTTGATCTCCTCAGATCCGCACAGAGAAACCTTTATTTTCCTCCAACGCTGAGCTGGATAACCTGGTGAGCTCCGCTCCTTCCTGTAGAAAATGCAGAGTTTAGTTTCATTTCTTCAGATTCAAacctttttgtttgcttgtttgaagATGATTCAAGCCATCCAGGTTTTACGCTTCCACctcctggagctggagaaggtaAAGCTGTCCCCCTGCCTCTGATCATCCGTCCGTCCAGTCAGCGTTCGGTCCTGATGCTGGCCGCTCTGTGTCCAGGTCCACGAGCTGTGTGATAACTTCTGCCACCGCTACATCAGCTGTCTGAAGGGCAAGATGCCCATCGACCTGGTGATTGAGGACCGGGACGTCTGTAAGTCCGGCTTCGACGACCTGAGCGGACCCAACACCAGCCTGTCGGACCAGGTGAGTCTGCAGCTCGGGCTCCCTCTGCCCGGGAAGccatcttgttttattttaaaactcgTGGACGCTATAGCAGGAGCTAGCGTTAGCTACGCTGTAGCAACcgtaacaacacaaacacattcagacacGCGGTTTTTAACGGACCAGCTCCAGGAGCCTCTTCGGGGTCACAATCTGGTTCAAACTGGCTAAACGACAGTGTTTCTACCAGGCGCCAACCTGCGACGGTGAAAAGTGAAGATAAAGCTGAAATgtagaaaagctgtaattccagggaacctccagcagggggccatgatgttggtttcaaacaGAGCCCGGGTCTCACTGGAACCCATTTAAAAAGCGCCCGGATCCAGAACACATTCTGGTTTCTGTCACTAGTTTTTACGACCATGTCgtcttgaccagactctgattttcacatcaatcatctgttgatttgattttaagagttaaagttttgcataagtcagccaatcacagcacctcctctgtcctcgtgatgcagtcatgtgacaggctggaccaatcacatttacatcctgtttcaaatgttcaatgtggagacgtcctgctcaaatccTCAAGCAAGATTTCAGAGCGCTGTGGCAGAACTCTACGCTTGTTTCGTCCAGTCAGTGGTTTCTAGGAGCCATGATGCTTTAAACATCAGCTTTAAACACCAGCTCATGGTGCCAGGAAGCTCCACGGCTGCCAGATCTGACTATTTCCAGctcaaacacaacatgaaaccATGAAGCTGTGATATTTAATAGTTAGgaacacatcacaaaaaaacaactgaactaAATACatacagaaaaaaggaaacccAGTCAGGCTCCCCAGGACGGCCAGCTGGGTGGAGACCTGAAGAGAACCATCCTGCTCTCAGCAGGACTCAGTAGAGGGACTTCTAGACCAAGGCTGAGATTCAGGACCAGAGCGGAAAAACACTTTGGACTCAGTTTGTCAACAGAATAATATGAGATATTTAAATACCCAGAGCTGAGTGGACTGAgtggacggggggacggggtggacagggggacaggaggacggggTGTTGTGTCCTGACAGATGGGCTGCAGTGGGCTGCTCCTCTTCAGCAGGATGACTGTGGagagctgtgaggagaaaaGGCTCCGGTCTGAAGGAGCGTCCTTCACACTGGGCCTTTGTCCCCCGGCCGTCCTGCCGTCATCTGCTGAGCTCCTCATCCCGCCGCCATCCGGCGAACAGCTGACGGCGAGCCGCTGAGagagggccgccgccgccttaaAAGCAGGCCGGGCCTCACCGGGTCTCTCCTCTCCGCAGAACTCCTCGTCCTGGAGGGACATGGACGACGACGGACACTCCACGCCGTCCCTGGGCACGCCGGGCCCGTCCAGCGGGGGACACGTCTTCCCCGGGGGGGACAGCACCAGCGAGCTGGGTGAGTGAGTCTGATTCCctcaggagagagaggagctgcaggttcagcAGGATCCGGGGGGGGTCATGGGTCAGACAGGATCagaggaccagaaccagagacagacaggatCAGAGGACCAGAACTAGACCCAGGGAAAGGTTTGAAATGTTATCTACACTTTTATCATTTCTGCCTGTTTTAGGACTTTTACTAAAAGCTCCTTTACTGGTTCGATTCTCTTCCTAAAGACTCTCTGAAGTCCCAGAAACACCATTTATTTGTGAGTGATTAGTGTAAAACTGACTGTTCAGTGATTTCCTCTTCATGATTTCATTCAAACAAGGTTTTGTAGTTTACagatttttctccattttttcaaaaatgttccttttttataacatttgtctgttttcacatgtttcaCTGGAAGTTTAGGGTGATTTTTCTAAGTCAAAAAGGTAAACTGTAtcagtttttatatatttatatacacatatacGTCAATACATGATATATTTAAATTCATCTTTCACAGCAGAGCTATTTATCCAGATGACTGTCGTTAAAATCAGTGCAAAACCCAacaaaataaagctgttttcagtttaaaaccagtgaataaagacaaaaagtctgtatttcatttattcagaCATGACGTCTGATTTAGAAACACGTTTATTCTCCCACGTCTCAGACAGAAACAGCAAATCGTTTCATTTCGTGAGGATCCAGAAGGACACAGTTTGGTCTTTTGGTcattttttgataattttctgCCAAACTAAAAATTACCTGAAGCCACAAAACCCGTCCATCCTACCACCTCCTGCTGAAATTATGAGGTTTATTTagaatttcaacattttattatattttcagctgttttcatcctTCTTTGCCAGCATCTCTTAGACGATCTTGACATTTTTAAAGgagaatacaatagaaatactttattcatcccagaCGGAAAAACCCTTTAAACATTTCTTCACAGACAATAaatagagagaaagaagaaaatcaaataCGACAGGATGAAATTTAAAACTCTAATAATTAATTAGAATATTTTAAATGTAGATAAAGACTGTTGGTTCTCCAGGTGAAAGTTTTGCTCTATATCGTTAATTTTCTCCTGCTTGTGAGGAGTTTATCTGATTTAAAGTCTTATTTCtcttgagaaaatgtttttcttctgactgatttcacacatttgattaaaattcagatataaaaggaaaatatatattatatataaaacaaGAGATTTTAAAGGGATGCAGAATGATGCACTCAATCAGTAAATAACAGTAGATAAAAGccaatgtttcattttttcttaGATTAAATATGAACCTTAATCTGCTTCTTCCACatgttcatccattcatctccaTTCTAACACTGATTGACTCACAAATCTCATTAGAATCCATGTTTCTTCATTCAGAGCCAGACACTGTCAAACTGTTGAAGTTTGAGTCCAGATCTCCACtgccagagggaggggctatctTCAGAGGGAGGGGCTAATTCAAGGGGAGGAGCTATCTTCAGAGGGGAGGGGTTATTTCCCCTCATGACATCGTGAAGGGAAACCCTGTGAATCTCCTGTTTGAACACATGTTCAGTGAAAAGTGGATCTAGTGAGGAAGACGAGAGACGTTCTTCACTTCTGGGCCTCAGCCACAGAATTCACACATTACTGTTAGAAACCATTAGGAGGGAACGTTACATAATGTGGAACCTTTAAAATAATTGTCTAGTTTGGACTGAAGAAAGACTTTTTGTGTCACTTGCAGCTCCTCGTATCACGTCAACACATTCTCAACGAGGCTCAGGATTAAAGAACATTAAACACGGAATCATCATGTTTCCTCCTGATCTCTGGACAAATGGACTAAACTGAGTTCTCTTAGaatattgtaataataataataataatatcatcTGTAATGTTTGCCAAGAAACACCAAAAAACAAGGAATATTTTTTATTAGTTCAGTTCAGACATGTGGAAATTATGAACTAAATACagaaacaaagttaaaaaaagactgataaaaaaaaaaaaacataatataaATATAGTATATTGCTAAATGTATCCAGATCATTCCTGTGGCCTCTGATGGTTCCTCCTGATCAGCGGCTCTTCTCTGCTCTGGAGGCTTTGGTCTGATCACCAGTcgtcctgattggctgactggaggaagcagagtggATCCTTGAGTTTTGAGGACTTTGGGAGTGCAGGTCTGCAGGGGGGGGCGTCTGGGAGCCGCCTTTCTTTTCGGCCCTGGGGCAGAAcgctcacccccccccccccatcctcctcctgtgtgtcacGTGTGCAGacggggtggggcgggggggcaggGGACTGAGGGGGGGCATGGTGCATGACTTTGAGATGGCACCCTCACATACTGCTGAAATTGGCTGAGTTGCCGGGGAGCGGTCAGAAGCGATTAGTGTAGCGGAGGATCTGCCCCGAGGCGCTCGGTGCTCCGCAGCagaggagcgagggggggggggggggggtgacctCTTCATGTCATTTAACAGGGCAGGCCTTGTTGttgcttctttcttcttcaaaaAATAAGTTTCTCGGCCAATTAGGAGCCGCATAACGAGGAAGTCTGACGCAGGAAGCACTCGGGGTTCGGGTCGGTCTGTCCTCCGTCACTTTCAGAGACGGAGACTGAGCCGAGCCTCGGCAGAgtcaacatgtttgtttgttctaGTGTTTATTTTATGTCAAGGAAAAACAtgaacttacaaaaaaaaaaagacaaaaccacaaaagaaaaaaacacacatatgtaCATAATATAAACAGAGACGCTTCATACATACATTCATATTTCTGCATTTATGCAGATCATGTCTGTATTAGCAGTTTGTACGCGGCGCAGAAACTGTTTCCTGATATTTCAAACCGTTTTGTTCCTGAGAAACAGACGCGTTGAGCGGTGCTGGTTGcagtgagtttgcatgttctcccctgcTGCCCTCCCTCAGTCCTGAGGTCAGCTGGTCGGCTGGTCCTCTGAGCTCAGATCAGGCGAGCGGCCGAGCTAACCGGAGCTTCccggaggagtgtgtgagggacGGCAGCCTCCCTGGAGCGGGACACCACCTGCCTTTGATCGCAGAACActtccttcttcctgtcagGCCCCGTTAGCTGAAATATTGATGCGTGCATATGGCTCGTATAGGCACGTTTGATTGATGCctctccaaaaacaaaaagacatgcTTGGGCAAATCTTTAAAAAAGAGCAGGAATGCTGTCCCGCCTTGGGGAAGGAGTCGCTCAGATGCATTATTCACATGCCCTCCAGGCAGGCTTTCAAGGCTCCTCTGCCCTCAGGGCTGGAAAAATAACCAGCACTGTTAAAAGTAAATCATCTCTGCTGATGCACAATTAATGGCTCGAAGGGAGCGGAGGCCGGGCGGGGTGCTGCGAGGCGCGGCGGGTGCAGCGGGTGGagcggcccggcccggctcggAAATCTCAGCTTAAAGGAAACCTCCCGGTCTGATTCTCGGCGGCGTCCCGCTGAAATCAAACGGAGAAGCAGACAGGCCCGGGCTCGTGTTGTCCCGGGCGTGCGGGAGGAGGACGGCCCGCCCCCGTCTGCCGGGTCTGCTGCAGGACTTCATTAGTCCCGTTTCAGACGGAGGTCAGTCATGAGCGGGGCTGCAGCAGCGAGTCTGATTCCATTATTTCCTGCCagtcacacactcctgcagtcATTACTCCATGTCAAACGCGGGGGTCAGATTGGATTAATAGCCCCTGGTTTCATCCAGCGACCACACGGCGCACTGATCATCATTATCTAGtgagcaagaagaaaaaaacagtcaactTTTCTCCAGCGTGACCTGTTTTCGTGTCCCGTGCTGCAGGAGACGGCCTCGACAACAACCTGGCCTCTCCGGCCACGGGAGACGAAGACGACCAGGACAAGAAGAGGCAGAAGAAACGGGGCATCTTCCCCAAAGTGGCCACCAACATCATGAGAGcctggctgtttcagcacctgACGGTAGGACGGACATGGCGGCTCCCCTCAGGAACCCGGAACGTCCTGTGTTCTGCAGGGCCGCTCAGCCGCCCTTCAAACTggctctgtgtttacatgggactttttattcctctcgAAATTCATATAAAActtaattctgctctaaaatgaccgtGAAAACGCATGAAACGTTTGCTCAGAATCAAGTTTGAATCCCAATAGATCGaaattatatgctaattaggcgcgacttcattctggtcgttctgcgcatgctctgtcgtgatgacgcaatattccaagatggcggcccccATCCCGCGGTTCGACGCGTATAGAGACGGTTTAATTAACTGTTTTAGAAGACTTGggtataatgaaacgagcgcaTCGACGGGCGCTgaacaacgcggacattttcaaagctgttgcgtcaaagttaatcgagaaacaaagacgagaaaaacgctgtttacttccgggagacgtcagtacgtcacggctgccccgtccaatcagagcgctcCGCAGACCCCGGCATGAGAGAGGATTAAACATCAGGCTCAGGagtataattctgaattacttaatttagaataaaccaattccgaattACACCAGGTAACCACACTGAATGTGTCACAGAATAAGCTCCATCACTCTGATTaacagagagaacagctggaacagaaaGAATGGCTGGAATTGATCAAATAGATAAAACtaccagagaggaggaagaaaggtACAGGAGAAATGATCAAAGTCATTTCAGTCAGTTTGGTAGAGTAGCTTTTTTGTTTCAGGGAACGAGAAAAGAGAGATAAGACAAATTCAAACaggaaaagagagggaaagaaagaggaaggatAAATGTGAGGAATCGAAGAAAATTTAAACgtacaaaaaaggaaaattcaaagaaaaatattaaggacaaaatagagaaaaagaaaattttaaatggaaagaaaaaggagaaaaatgaaaaaggggAAAATGGAAGTACAACAGCTTCAAACAGCTAAAAGGCCAGATGtctaaacacacactcatctttGTGCTTTCATcatcaaatttatttatttgtaatggTGAACTTTAATGAGTGTAACAAGCTGAGAAGCTCCAGCCACTGAAAATATCTACAGATGAACGAGGATCATTCATGCAAATGTAGAGGAAAACTGTATGGAGTGCATGTGTCTGACTGGGTGGGgacacacaagaacaaacacacactcatatgcatgcacattgcacacacacacacacacacacacacgttgctgATCTTCTTGTACCTTTGCCGATCCAGTAAAGTTGCCGTTCCTCTGCCCCCCAGCACCCGTACCCCTCTgaggagcagaagaagcagctggCTCAGGACACCGGTCTGACCATCCTGCAGGTGAACAACTGGTAGGTGTGAacgctgctcacacacactctcaccctCCTTCCCTGCTCCTGTCCTCCTGGAGCGGCTCTCAGCTGTCAGGACACAGCGGAGCTTCAGAAAtcctgcttcctgtgttttCCCTTCATGATCGAGTTCCTCAGTTGACCTCAGATTTTCCTTCATGCAGAACCTTCATGTTGCAAAACCACATTCATGTGATTTTGCAACATGAAGGTTctgcatgaaggaaaaaaataaaaaacagaaattcaATCATCTCAAAGCTACCCGGTCCAGATCCTCTCCAGTCTCAGACGTCACTGACGGCTCTGATTGTTTAAGTATCatcgcagcagctccaggctaCAGATCAATAGTGATTTGCTGCTGATGGAGGGCGGTGTGGCGGCGCCGCCAGCAGACCCCGGCAGACCCCCGGAGACCCCGGCTGCTGGTTTACATGCCGGATGGTCTCTGTTTTGGCACATTAGCGGCGGTGCTGCGGTTCAGAGTCCCTGGTGGCGGCGGTTCATCGCCACAGATTCAATCTATTTTCATAGAACAGATACAGCTTGAActgaacaataaaacaacaaaaattatACAGTTTTTTTACCAATAGAACTTTTACCAAACGGAATAACGTTTCCTGTGTTCACGAGACATTTCGCGCcttgttgtttctgtgcaggTTTATCAATGCGAGGAGGAGAATCGTCCAGCCGATGATCGACCAGTCCAACAGAGCAGGTGAGACGCCTCCTCCAGGGTCtggggctggagctggagcagcttgacaggtgtgtgtgtgtgtgtgtgtgtgtgtgtgttctcctgcaGTGAGTCAGGGAGCGGCCTACAGTCCGGACGGCCAGCCGATGGGGGGCTTCGTCCTGGACGGGCAGCAGCACCTGGGCCTCCGGCCTGGAGGTGagctcaaacaggaagtagtgtTTACTGGCTCCTCCAGTGGCTTCTGGGTCGTTATCAGTAACTATGTAGAAAACAAGGCGTTTTATTGAGCCAATGTCGTGTGTTTTACATCCTCCTGCCACTGTTTCTGTATGGATGAccgtcaaaataaaagcctgtgCCGGCTGCCAGCCCGGAGTGCTGCGGGGCTCAGAGTGTGTTCTGTGCTGCAGGGCCGATGGGGGGCATGGGCATGAACATGGCCATGGACGGACAGTGGCACTACTTGTAGCTGGATCCACGGGACtgaggtgggcggagtcagGTGAGGAGCGCCGCCGTCCCTCAGAAGAAATAAacctatctgtctatctatctatctatctatctatctatctatctatctatctatctatctatctcctcctggttctcccccgccccccccccccccccccccccccccccacctccacctctgacaGTTCTCAAATCAAGACGTATGTCCTGCCAGAGGCGGCGGAGCGCGGAGGGTTTTATTTAACAGCGACTCTCCGGTGCTCAATGAGCCGCGCTGTAATGACGCTCGCCTGATTAATAGAGCTCTTTATATGTAAATAGGAGCTGCTCTggcttgtcctcctcctcctcctcctcctcctcctcctcttcctcttcctgggGTCTATGCCGGCGTcgccccctcctctctgcttcatCATTTCTCTGGCTTTGGTAATGAAGTTCACCCAGCAAATAGCAGCGGCTCATCTGAAGAAATCCCATAAAAGTCTACCTGCAGCTGCACAGAGATCAAGACGTCAGTGTCATGAAGACTGACTTTACATTTTTACAGGAGTTTAATGAGGATTTGTGACAATATTAGCCTTTAACGTCGTtacgtctctgtgtctctgggTAACA encodes:
- the LOC115401502 gene encoding homeobox protein Meis1-like, with translation MAHRFEDLAHYDPVGVQASMYGDPHNPRALPAVHHLNHGAPAHPAHPAHPNPHYGVQAPHGVLPGPPGPQGPAADSAKRDKDHIYGHPLFPLLALVFEKCELATCSPREAGLAAGDVCSSDSFNEDISMFAKQIRTEKPLFSSNAELDNLMIQAIQVLRFHLLELEKVHELCDNFCHRYISCLKGKMPIDLVIEDRDVCKSGFDDLSGPNTSLSDQNSSSWRDMDDDGHSTPSLGTPGPSSGGHVFPGGDSTSELGDGLDNNLASPATGDEDDQDKKRQKKRGIFPKVATNIMRAWLFQHLTHPYPSEEQKKQLAQDTGLTILQVNNWFINARRRIVQPMIDQSNRAVSQGAAYSPDGQPMGGFVLDGQQHLGLRPGGPMGGMGMNMAMDGQWHYL